One genomic window of Glycine soja cultivar W05 chromosome 9, ASM419377v2, whole genome shotgun sequence includes the following:
- the LOC114367191 gene encoding kunitz trypsin inhibitor 2-like: protein MKTKLLAFLLFFALTTKPLLLGAAGAAPEPVIDTSGKKLRADANYHIIPAVPFTICGFVSCFTGGGLSLDSIDESCPLDVIIEKANEGLPLRFSPVNTKKGVIRVSTDLNIFFSDSDERCPHHSTVWMLDQFDASIGQTYVTTGGVVGNPGEHTILNWFKIQKYEDAYKLVYCPRVCPSCHHLCKDIGMFVDANRRMHLALSDDPFKIKFKEA, encoded by the coding sequence ATGAAGACCAAACTGCTAGCATTTCTCCTCTTCTTTGCCTTGACTACAAAACCACTACTACTTGGAGCAGCTGGAGCTGCTCCAGAGCCAGTGATTGATACATCAGGCAAGAAGCTGAGAGCTGATGCAAATTACCATATCATCCCTGCAGTGCCCTTCACCATATGTGGCTTTGTTAGCTGTTTCACTGGTGGAGGCCTTTCACTAGACAGCATAGATGAATCTTGCCCTCTTGATGTAATAATTGAGAAAGCCAATGAAGGCCTACCACTGAGATTCTCACCAGTTAACACCAAAAAAGGTGTTATTCGTGTCTCCACCGatttgaacatttttttctctGATTCTGATGAAAGGTGTCCACACCATTCCACTGTGTGGATGCTTGATCAATTTGATGCCTCTATTGGACAGACATATGTGACCACTGGTGGTGTTGTTGGAAACCCGGGTGAGCACACAATTCTGAATTGGTTCAAGATTCAGAAGTATGAGGATGCTTATAAGCTGGTCTATTGCCCTAGGGTGTGCCCCTCTTGCCACCATCTGTGCAAGGATATTGGAATGTTTGTGGATGCCAATAGGAGAATGCATCTGGCTCTCAGTGATGATCCCTTCAAAATTAAGTTCAAAGAAGCCTGA